A part of Herpetosiphonaceae bacterium genomic DNA contains:
- a CDS encoding ParB/RepB/Spo0J family partition protein, whose translation MSGNNGRKFTIDRRQTRTQPREDFAAVFAGAFTDQPATPMDIPVDAIEPSPYQARQDFADLEELATSIRTHGFTSRIRVRPHPTKADRYQLVYGERRLRAAKLADLRMIPCDVAPHSDADLREIGLIENLQRQDLAALEEARAFRLMLDENGYSIRTLAERIGKSKGYIQNKLDLLRAPADVQQMVSTYAETQSAALIIAQLPTEEQRRPLIDGVVSGRLDTRAVRAMVDAVLSAKAAASQRSSSPYSAPHGAPSSDTRIRHTEHREPDAGERRQARQSERALAQAIHTLRSMTVQLRGTIDQLQPADRTVLLDYVAREHFPELEQLVEELRA comes from the coding sequence GTGAGTGGGAATAACGGACGCAAGTTTACGATCGATCGTCGCCAAACGCGAACACAGCCGCGAGAGGATTTCGCGGCGGTCTTTGCCGGCGCATTTACCGATCAGCCTGCCACGCCCATGGATATTCCAGTCGATGCGATTGAGCCAAGCCCGTACCAGGCCCGGCAGGATTTTGCCGATCTTGAGGAGTTAGCCACCTCCATCCGGACTCACGGATTTACCAGCCGCATTCGTGTACGTCCCCACCCGACGAAGGCCGATCGCTACCAGCTCGTCTACGGCGAGCGACGACTCCGGGCGGCGAAGCTCGCCGACCTGCGCATGATCCCCTGCGACGTGGCCCCACATTCGGACGCCGATCTCCGCGAGATCGGCCTCATCGAAAACTTGCAGCGTCAGGATCTTGCGGCGTTGGAGGAGGCGCGGGCCTTTCGCCTGATGCTCGATGAAAACGGGTATTCCATTCGCACGCTCGCGGAGCGCATCGGCAAGAGCAAAGGGTATATTCAAAATAAGCTCGACCTCCTGCGAGCACCCGCCGATGTTCAGCAGATGGTGAGCACCTATGCCGAGACACAGTCGGCGGCGTTAATCATCGCGCAACTGCCGACGGAGGAGCAGCGCCGTCCGCTGATCGATGGTGTCGTGTCGGGAAGACTGGACACCAGGGCCGTGCGAGCTATGGTCGATGCGGTCCTGTCGGCAAAGGCTGCTGCCTCGCAACGCTCATCTTCCCCGTATTCGGCACCACACGGCGCCCCATCCTCAGATACCCGGATACGTCACACGGAACATCGAGAGCCTGATGCCGGGGAGCGACGCCAGGCGCGACAGAGTGAGCGGGCACTGGCACAGGCCATTCATACGCTGCGCTCCATGACTGTTCAGCTGCGCGGGACGATCGATCAGCTACAGCCCGC
- a CDS encoding AAA family ATPase has product MATEDLLTLKAAAEHYSVTYDRLRRAAWDGRLPTQGTGHARLVRPEHVEIFLREGRVVQGRDTHAQPRTDPPLGKIIAVALLKGGTGKTTTTLNLGVALSERGYRVLLVDTDHQCSLTSAAGLNPVDLAPEQTLFGAMQTWTMQRRSELHAVIQESPSGVDIVPASIRLSLTERALHLQSRREYVLQQILTPVAAQYDVVLIDTQPASSNLVHNALVAAHEVLIPVEPEQLAVESLGLMLSQIDEVRESGLNPDLTLCGVLVTQVDVRMTLHRDLLSEIREQFGADLAVFDTVIRRSSKIAESQARHQSVLHYDPKGIGATSYRTLAEEISREWE; this is encoded by the coding sequence ATGGCAACCGAGGATCTGCTTACACTCAAAGCGGCGGCAGAGCACTACTCCGTAACCTACGATCGATTACGCCGTGCCGCCTGGGATGGGCGGCTGCCCACTCAGGGGACCGGACATGCGCGCCTGGTTCGACCGGAACATGTCGAAATCTTCTTGCGGGAGGGGCGCGTCGTGCAGGGACGCGATACGCACGCACAACCACGGACTGATCCACCACTGGGCAAGATCATCGCCGTCGCGCTCCTCAAGGGTGGCACGGGCAAAACGACCACGACGCTCAACCTGGGCGTGGCCCTCTCCGAACGTGGCTACCGCGTGCTGCTGGTTGACACCGACCACCAGTGCAGCCTGACCAGCGCAGCCGGCTTGAACCCCGTCGATCTGGCACCCGAACAGACGTTATTCGGCGCGATGCAGACCTGGACCATGCAGCGGCGGTCAGAGCTGCATGCGGTCATCCAGGAAAGTCCCTCAGGCGTCGATATTGTGCCTGCCAGCATCCGTCTGAGTCTGACGGAGCGGGCGCTGCACCTCCAAAGCCGACGCGAGTATGTGCTCCAGCAGATCCTCACGCCCGTAGCCGCTCAGTATGATGTCGTCCTGATCGATACGCAGCCGGCGTCGAGCAACCTTGTTCACAACGCGCTCGTCGCGGCACACGAGGTCCTTATTCCGGTCGAGCCGGAGCAGCTCGCCGTCGAGTCGCTGGGCCTGATGCTCAGCCAGATCGACGAGGTGCGCGAGAGCGGCCTCAATCCTGACCTCACCCTGTGTGGCGTGCTCGTGACCCAGGTCGATGTCCGCATGACCCTCCATCGCGATCTGCTGTCGGAGATTCGCGAGCAGTTCGGCGCCGACCTGGCCGTGTTCGACACGGTCATCCGGCGCTCGTCCAAGATTGCTGAAAGCCAGGCGCGCCACCAGTCCGTGCTGCACTACGATCCCAAGGGCATCGGCGCGACATCCTATCGCACGCTTGCAGAGGAGATCAGCCGTGAGTGGGAATAA